The following proteins are encoded in a genomic region of Periophthalmus magnuspinnatus isolate fPerMag1 chromosome 10, fPerMag1.2.pri, whole genome shotgun sequence:
- the slbp gene encoding histone RNA hairpin-binding protein isoform X1 has translation MSETVGTRREDHSPKHKHRSSQWSHCRKRGVDGHLRAPRMDNSSEHASSRCTHSSQRQLVKRPDSFTTPESTGPVSRCPPSDWGSMVEDSERDQQRDMQRYRRRILGSETTHRERKASSGSSGSCDSREGENMETDEAVLLRRQKQINYGKNTLAYDRYIKEVPKHLRQPGVHPRTPNKFRKYSRRSWDQQIKLWRVKLHMWDPPNTEGQQQVLDDITDMALDDVVDIELDFPSLSEPWQTSASTAPHSCSVQEDECEGTPVKLHRADSDTA, from the exons ATGTCGGAGACCGTTGGAACCAGGCGTGAGGACCACAGCCCAAAACACAAACACCG TTCCTCCCAGTGGTCACATTGCAGAAAGAGAGGCGTTGATGGGCACCTGAGGGCCCCCAGAATGGATAACTCCAGTGAGCATGCTAGCAGCCGCTGCACACACAGCAGCCAGAGACAGTTGGTCAAGAGACCGGACAG CTTCACCACTCCGGAAAGCACAGGCCCAGTGTCTCGCTGTCCTCCCAGTGACTGGGGCAGTATGGTGGAGGACAGTGAGAGGGACCAACAGAGGGACATGCAGCG GTACAGGCGCAGGATACTGGGCTCGGAAACCacccacagagagagaaaagcttCCTCTGGCTCTTCAGGAAG CTGTGACTCCAGAGAAGGTGAGAACATGGAGACGGATGAGGCAGTCTTGCTTCGCAGGCAAAAGCAGATAAACTATGGCAAAAACACACTGGCCTATGACCGCTACATCAAGGAGGTTCCCAA ACACCTACGGCAGCCTGGAGTGCATCCAAGGACACCAAACAAGTTTCGGAAGTACAGCCGGCGCTCCTGGGACCAACAGATCAAACTGTGGAGGGTTAAGTTGCACATGTGGGACCCCCCGAATACAGAGGGCCAGCAGCAAGTCCTGGATGACAT TACTGATATGGCACTGGACGATGTGGTGGACATTGAACTGGACTTCCCATCCCTGTCAGAACCCTGGCAGACCTCAGCCTCCACTGCTCCACACAGCTGCTCTGTCCAG GAGGACGAGTGTGAGGGTACTCCAGTGAAGCTGCACAGAGCAGACTCAGACACAGCCTAA
- the slbp gene encoding histone RNA hairpin-binding protein isoform X2, producing MSETVGTRREDHSPKHKHRSSQWSHCRKRGVDGHLRAPRMDNSSEHASSRCTHSSQRQLVKRPDSFTTPESTGPVSRCPPSDWGSMVEDSERDQQRDMQRRRILGSETTHRERKASSGSSGSCDSREGENMETDEAVLLRRQKQINYGKNTLAYDRYIKEVPKHLRQPGVHPRTPNKFRKYSRRSWDQQIKLWRVKLHMWDPPNTEGQQQVLDDITDMALDDVVDIELDFPSLSEPWQTSASTAPHSCSVQEDECEGTPVKLHRADSDTA from the exons ATGTCGGAGACCGTTGGAACCAGGCGTGAGGACCACAGCCCAAAACACAAACACCG TTCCTCCCAGTGGTCACATTGCAGAAAGAGAGGCGTTGATGGGCACCTGAGGGCCCCCAGAATGGATAACTCCAGTGAGCATGCTAGCAGCCGCTGCACACACAGCAGCCAGAGACAGTTGGTCAAGAGACCGGACAG CTTCACCACTCCGGAAAGCACAGGCCCAGTGTCTCGCTGTCCTCCCAGTGACTGGGGCAGTATGGTGGAGGACAGTGAGAGGGACCAACAGAGGGACATGCAGCG GCGCAGGATACTGGGCTCGGAAACCacccacagagagagaaaagcttCCTCTGGCTCTTCAGGAAG CTGTGACTCCAGAGAAGGTGAGAACATGGAGACGGATGAGGCAGTCTTGCTTCGCAGGCAAAAGCAGATAAACTATGGCAAAAACACACTGGCCTATGACCGCTACATCAAGGAGGTTCCCAA ACACCTACGGCAGCCTGGAGTGCATCCAAGGACACCAAACAAGTTTCGGAAGTACAGCCGGCGCTCCTGGGACCAACAGATCAAACTGTGGAGGGTTAAGTTGCACATGTGGGACCCCCCGAATACAGAGGGCCAGCAGCAAGTCCTGGATGACAT TACTGATATGGCACTGGACGATGTGGTGGACATTGAACTGGACTTCCCATCCCTGTCAGAACCCTGGCAGACCTCAGCCTCCACTGCTCCACACAGCTGCTCTGTCCAG GAGGACGAGTGTGAGGGTACTCCAGTGAAGCTGCACAGAGCAGACTCAGACACAGCCTAA